A window from Trueperaceae bacterium encodes these proteins:
- a CDS encoding proline--tRNA ligase — translation MAKPHSLPTQAEDFSAWYNDIVYRADLVDLGPVRGSFVIKPYGYALWENIQRDLDAMFKATGHENLYFPMLIPMSFFQREADHVEGFAPELAVVTHAGGKELEEPLAIRPTSETIIGELYSKWVQSYRDLPLLYNQWCNVMRWELRTRPFLRTTEFLWQEGHTAHATAEEALAETRRMLEVYAEFAETYGALPVIKGEKTEGERFAGALQTLTIEAMMRDGKALQSGTSHYMGENFARAFDISFNDVNNEQAYAHTTSWGFSTRFIGALIMGHGDDKGLIMPPKLAPVQVVILPIYRANDEEAKGRVLAEAEVVRAALVAAGVRVKVDDREGMSPGRKFVDWEVKGVPLRVEIGPKDIDQGVAIVADRLSGEKQSVPLPALAAHVSFALGAFHDALYRRAVEFREQHVFHADTYEELKEKVELGFVYATHCGDPASERAIQEETKATVRCIPLDGPSAEGTVCVHTGRPSGYARKVVFAKAY, via the coding sequence ATGGCGAAGCCGCACTCCCTACCCACCCAGGCCGAGGATTTCAGCGCCTGGTACAACGACATCGTCTACCGCGCCGACCTGGTCGACCTGGGGCCGGTGCGCGGCTCCTTCGTGATCAAGCCGTACGGCTACGCCCTGTGGGAGAACATCCAGCGCGACCTGGACGCCATGTTCAAGGCCACGGGGCACGAGAACCTCTACTTCCCCATGCTCATCCCCATGAGCTTCTTCCAGCGCGAGGCCGACCACGTGGAGGGGTTCGCTCCCGAACTGGCCGTCGTGACGCACGCGGGCGGTAAGGAGCTCGAGGAGCCGCTGGCCATCCGGCCGACGTCCGAGACGATCATCGGCGAGCTCTACAGCAAGTGGGTGCAGAGCTACCGCGACCTGCCGCTGCTCTACAACCAGTGGTGCAACGTCATGCGCTGGGAGCTGCGCACGAGGCCGTTCCTGCGCACCACGGAGTTCCTGTGGCAGGAGGGGCACACCGCTCACGCCACGGCCGAGGAGGCGCTGGCCGAGACGCGGCGGATGCTCGAGGTGTACGCCGAGTTCGCCGAGACCTACGGTGCTCTGCCCGTCATCAAGGGCGAGAAGACCGAGGGCGAGCGCTTCGCCGGCGCGTTGCAGACGCTCACCATCGAGGCGATGATGCGCGACGGCAAGGCGCTCCAGTCGGGCACCAGCCACTACATGGGCGAGAACTTCGCGCGCGCGTTCGACATCTCCTTCAACGACGTCAACAACGAGCAGGCGTACGCCCACACCACCTCGTGGGGCTTCAGCACGCGCTTCATCGGCGCGCTCATCATGGGCCACGGCGACGACAAGGGCCTCATCATGCCGCCCAAGCTGGCGCCCGTCCAGGTCGTGATCCTCCCCATCTACCGCGCCAACGACGAGGAGGCCAAGGGGCGCGTGCTCGCGGAGGCCGAGGTGGTGCGGGCCGCGCTCGTGGCCGCGGGGGTCCGGGTGAAGGTCGACGACCGCGAGGGGATGTCGCCGGGGCGCAAGTTCGTCGACTGGGAGGTGAAGGGCGTGCCGCTGCGCGTGGAGATCGGCCCCAAGGACATCGACCAGGGCGTGGCGATCGTGGCCGACAGGCTCTCCGGCGAGAAGCAGTCCGTGCCGCTTCCCGCACTCGCCGCTCACGTGTCGTTCGCGCTGGGCGCCTTCCACGACGCCCTCTACCGGCGCGCCGTGGAGTTCCGCGAGCAGCACGTCTTCCACGCGGACACATACGAGGAGCTCAAGGAGAAGGTGGAGCTGGGGTTCGTGTACGCCACGCATTGCGGCGACCCGGCGAGCGAGAGGGCCATCCAGGAGGAGACCAAGGCCACGGTGCGCTGCATCCCCCTCGATGGGCCCAGCGCCGAGGGCACGGTCTGCGTGCACACCGGCCGGCCGAGCGGCTACGCCCGCAAGGTCGTCTTCGCCAAGGCGTACTGA
- a CDS encoding universal stress protein gives MSERSAAAGSAIADFHGARRRADVQAVLAQLSGQSDRLLMYDDVRRRLRAVEGAGTTLEDVPLAAIVGSVGRYQDFNRSFLPLSDADRSRWVNVKLAMDGLEGVPPVDLYRIGEAYFVKDGNHRVSVARQLGATHINAWVTPVTSRVPFTPDMDQDDLIMASELAEFLDATHLDTLRPGADLTVTVPGKYPRLLEHIRVHRYFMGIDLDRPVEWDDAVTHFYDEVYLPVVEEIRAHGLLLDFPGRTEADLYLYLSEHRGELARRFGWELEGPQLAEGLARTRPASVDERAAELKGAARRVLADSVLFVLTGAASDEAVIVTGAAFAGREGARAFALYSPPPVGDDALAKALAAANTPPEAGAGAARRSFLAECAARGVTGQFAEARGELRAEVRERAPYVDLVVVARGDGETGDRRARALLRRCPKPLLLVSRPEPELRRPLLAYDGGAKAEEALFALAYLALRWELEPVVVTVERRAGEGGAAAGPLRRAGDYLARLGVEAELVEAAGPVAPAVVRVALERGCDVIFLGSRSGPRWLEEMLGGVLDEVLSLTELPLVIT, from the coding sequence ATGAGCGAGCGTAGCGCCGCCGCGGGTAGCGCCATCGCGGACTTCCATGGCGCCAGGCGGCGCGCCGACGTGCAGGCGGTCCTGGCGCAGCTGTCGGGGCAGAGCGACAGGCTCCTCATGTACGACGACGTGAGGCGGCGCCTGCGGGCGGTGGAGGGCGCAGGCACGACGCTCGAGGACGTGCCGCTCGCCGCCATCGTCGGAAGCGTCGGACGCTACCAGGACTTCAACCGCTCGTTCCTGCCCCTCTCCGACGCCGACCGCTCGCGCTGGGTGAACGTGAAGCTCGCCATGGACGGCCTGGAGGGGGTGCCGCCCGTCGACCTCTACCGCATCGGGGAGGCGTACTTCGTCAAGGACGGCAACCACCGCGTGTCGGTGGCGCGCCAGCTCGGCGCCACGCACATCAACGCCTGGGTCACGCCCGTGACCTCGCGCGTGCCGTTCACGCCCGACATGGATCAGGACGACCTGATCATGGCCAGCGAGCTCGCCGAGTTCCTCGACGCCACCCACCTCGACACGTTGCGGCCCGGCGCCGACCTCACCGTCACCGTGCCGGGCAAGTACCCGCGGCTCCTGGAGCACATCCGGGTGCACCGCTACTTCATGGGCATAGACCTCGACAGGCCCGTGGAGTGGGACGATGCCGTGACGCACTTCTACGACGAGGTCTACCTGCCGGTGGTCGAGGAGATCCGGGCGCACGGCCTGCTCCTCGACTTCCCTGGCCGCACCGAGGCCGACCTCTACCTCTACCTCTCCGAGCACCGTGGGGAGCTGGCCCGGCGCTTCGGCTGGGAGCTGGAGGGCCCGCAACTGGCGGAGGGGTTGGCTCGGACGCGGCCCGCCAGCGTCGACGAGCGCGCCGCCGAACTCAAGGGCGCGGCGCGGCGCGTGCTCGCCGACAGCGTCCTGTTCGTCCTGACGGGCGCCGCGAGCGACGAGGCCGTGATAGTCACGGGCGCGGCGTTCGCGGGGCGCGAAGGCGCCCGCGCCTTCGCGCTCTACTCGCCTCCACCGGTGGGCGACGACGCGCTCGCCAAGGCGCTCGCCGCCGCCAACACCCCGCCGGAGGCCGGGGCCGGCGCGGCCAGACGCTCGTTCCTGGCGGAGTGCGCGGCGCGCGGGGTGACGGGGCAGTTCGCCGAGGCCCGGGGCGAGCTGCGCGCCGAGGTGCGGGAGCGCGCCCCTTACGTCGACCTGGTGGTGGTGGCCCGCGGCGACGGGGAGACGGGCGACCGGCGGGCGCGCGCCCTCCTGCGCCGCTGCCCGAAGCCGCTACTGCTCGTGAGCCGCCCCGAGCCCGAGCTGCGGCGGCCGCTCCTCGCCTACGACGGGGGCGCCAAGGCCGAGGAGGCGCTGTTCGCGCTCGCCTACCTGGCGCTCAGGTGGGAACTCGAGCCCGTGGTCGTCACGGTGGAGCGGCGTGCCGGTGAGGGCGGCGCCGCCGCCGGGCCGTTGCGGCGCGCCGGCGACTACCTGGCGCGGCTCGGGGTGGAGGCGGAGCTGGTGGAGGCAGCCGGCCCGGTGGCGCCGGCCGTGGTGAGGGTGGCGCTCGAGCGGGGGTGCGACGTCATCTTCCTCGGCAGCCGCTCCGGCCCGCGCTGGCTGGAGGAGATGCTCGGCGGCGTGCTCGACGAGGTGTTGAGCCTCACCGAGCTACCGCTCGTCATCACCTGA
- a CDS encoding DsbA family oxidoreductase, with translation MLIEIWSDIACPWCYIGKVRFEAALERYEHRDAVQVRWRSFELAPAAPKVDPPSTSEHLMAKYGRSREQVAEMMARVTEVAAAEGLDYRLGDAVAANTFDAHRLVHLAAALDPADGGRAMMTRLMRAYQCEGADVSDSATLVRLGAECGLDDGRVTRMLASTDHADAVRADERRAKSLGVDGVPFFVIDEAHGVSGAQPSEFFLEALRRLGPKGGPVTLLTGPAATDAAAACTDDGCEVPQA, from the coding sequence ATGCTCATCGAGATCTGGTCCGACATCGCCTGCCCCTGGTGCTACATCGGCAAGGTGCGCTTCGAGGCGGCGCTGGAGCGTTACGAGCACCGCGACGCCGTGCAGGTGCGCTGGCGCTCGTTCGAGCTGGCGCCGGCCGCGCCCAAGGTCGATCCGCCCTCGACCAGCGAGCACCTCATGGCCAAGTACGGCCGCTCGCGCGAGCAGGTCGCCGAGATGATGGCGCGCGTGACGGAGGTCGCCGCCGCCGAGGGCCTCGACTACCGCCTGGGTGACGCCGTGGCCGCCAACACCTTCGACGCTCACCGCCTCGTCCACCTGGCCGCCGCGCTGGATCCGGCCGATGGCGGCCGCGCGATGATGACGCGGCTGATGCGCGCCTACCAGTGCGAGGGCGCCGACGTCTCGGACTCAGCCACCCTGGTGCGGCTGGGCGCGGAGTGTGGCCTCGACGATGGGCGGGTGACGCGCATGCTGGCGAGCACCGACCACGCCGACGCGGTGCGCGCCGACGAGCGCCGCGCCAAGAGCCTCGGGGTCGACGGGGTGCCGTTCTTCGTGATCGACGAGGCGCACGGGGTGTCGGGCGCGCAACCGAGCGAGTTCTTCCTGGAGGCGTTGCGCAGGCTGGGGCCCAAGGGCGGGCCGGTGACGCTGCTGACGGGACCCGCCGCGACCGACGCCGCGGCGGCCTGCACCGACGACGGCTGCGAGG